One part of the Eublepharis macularius isolate TG4126 chromosome 16, MPM_Emac_v1.0, whole genome shotgun sequence genome encodes these proteins:
- the LOC129343901 gene encoding collagen alpha-1(I) chain-like, with amino-acid sequence MMSPLETSWKHTESPVEQHPSWANRPPSKRQEAVPGGGRGPLTGSPPRTAAAAAAAGGAPGRKRGCCGSGPELAAPPPPPPLPPSRAEAACASVRSASSLRKRRLGSGLELEGASDAQAGEDATSEGGDAGPKAAPEGGPARPASPRRGTGQGAPSPLWRVPGAAGAAARATGRAEGRGEAAPPVLPACPWGRRPGRPGPLSAALCLRRLHRRRGAPGRGEGRGEARRAPARAPSRARPLLPPRGPERSARSARGGGGSSLAPPRPTHPQRSRAEPSGAERLPSPAQPSGTGRGLWPATASGRAARPALRGEATRADGPGRAPGPALRVDVAGARAGARPECRCGRIGWEPGALGLLGPPVEEGSGPNLSPPPPAAAVPGFSPRLCPRNALALDDAIGQKGVLGSTFQGPCAGKPTNSSIPFPTRSQAECR; translated from the exons ATGATGTCACCGCTGGAAACATCCTGGAAGCACACGGAGAGCCCCGTGGAGCAGCACCCGTCCTGGGCCAACCGTCCCCCCTCCAAGAGGCAGGAAGCCGTGCCGGGAGGAGGCCGGGGTCCCTTGACAGGGTCCCCC CCCCgcacagcagcagcggcggcggcggcgggaggcGCCCCGGGGCGCAAGAGGGGCTGCTGCGGTTCGGGCCCGGAACttgccgcgccgccgccgccgccgccgctgccgcccagCCGGGCCGAGGCCGCCTGCGCCTCCGTGCGCTCCGCCTCCTCGCTCCGCAAACGCCGGCTGGGGAGCGGGTTAGAACTAGAAGGCGCCTCCGACGCGCAGGCCGGCGAAGACGCCACGTCTGAAGGGGGGGATGCCGGCCCGAAGGCGGCTCCGGAAGGCGGCCCGGCGCGACCTGCCAGCCCGAGGCGCGGCACAGGCCAGGgggccccctcccccctctggCGGGTCCCGGGAGCGGCCGGCGCGGCAGCCCGAGCCACAGGCCGGGCCGAGGGCCGAGGGGAGGCCGCCCCGCCGGTCTTACCTGCTTGCCCATGGGGGAGGCGGCCCGGCAGGCCCGGCCCGCTCTCCGCCGCGCTCTGCCTCCGCCGGCTACATCGCCGCCGAGGGGCGCCCGGGCGAGGCGaggggcgaggcgaggcgaggcgagcgCCGGCCAGAGCGCCCTCCCGGGCCCGGCCGCTGCTGCCCCCGCGCGGACCGGAGCGGAGTGCCCGGAGCGCGCGGGGAGGGGGCGGCTCCTCCCTGGCCCCGCCTcgccccacacacccccagcggAGCCGAGCGGAGCCGAGCGGAGCGGAGCgcctgcccagcccagcccagcccagcgggACCGGCCGGGGTCTTTGGCCCGCCACCGCCTCGGGACGCGCAGCCCGGCCGGCTCTGCGGGGAGAAGCCACCCGGGCGGATGGGCCTGGGAGGGCTCCGGGGCCCGCTCTCCGCGTGGACGTGGCGGGGGCCAGGGCGGGGGCACGCCCGGAGTGCCGATGCGGCCGGATTGGCTGGGAGCCGGGCGCTCTGGGTCTCCTGGGACCGCCGGTGGAGGAGGGTTCTGGCCCAAatctttctccccccccacccgcaGCGGCCGTGCCCGGCTTCAGCCCGCGCCTCTGCCCTCGGAATGCCCTCGCCCTTGATGATGCT ATTGGCCAGAAGGGGGTTTTGGGGAGCACCTTCCAGGGTCCTTGCGCAGGGAAGCCAACCaattcttccattccctttcccacccGCAGCCAGGCGGAGTGCAGATGA
- the DEF8 gene encoding differentially expressed in FDCP 8 homolog, with product MEYDEKLARFRQGHLNPFNKAPLHSQHEQKTGGADEEFPRKDLNLELSLEDAEFQCSERTMDLGLAEDHFSRPVGLFLASDIEQLRQAIEECKRRILELPDNSEKQKDAVVRLIHLRLKLQELKDPSEDEPNIRVILEHRFHKEKTKSVKQTCDKCSTIIWGLLQTWYTCTGCSYRCHSKCLNLISKPCVRSKVSHQAEYELSICPETGLDSQDYRCAECRAPISLRGVPNEARQCDYTGLYYCSNCHWNDQAVIPARVIHNWDFETRKVSRCSMRYLMLMVSRPVLKLREINPLLFNYVEELVEIRKLRQDILLMKPYLVTCKEAMEARLLLQLQDRQHFVENDEMYSLQDLMDISAGRLSCSLTEIHTLFAKHIKLDCERCQAKGFVCELCKEGDVLFPFDSHTSMCMDCSAVFHRDCYYDNSTTCPKCARLNLRKQTLLRDPSMELQA from the exons ATGGAATATGACGAGAAGCTGGCCCGTTTCCGGCAGGGCCACCTCAACCCGTTCAACAAGGCCCCGCTGCACAGCCAGCATGAGCAGAAGACTGGGGGAGCCGATGAGGAGTTTCCCCGAAAAG ACTTGAACTTGGAGTTGTCTTTGGAGGACGCGGAGTTCCAGTGCTCGGAGCGAACGATGGACTTGGGACTGGCTGAAGATCACTTCTCACGGccagtg GGGCTGTTCCTCGCTTCGGACATTGAGCAGCTGCGGCAAGCAATCGAGGAGTGCAAGCGGCGGATCCTGGAGCTGCCAGATAACTCGGAGAAGCAAAAGGATGCTGTGGTGCGGCTTATTCACCTGCGCCTCAAACTCCAGGAGCTGAAG GACCCCAGTGAGGACGAGCCCAACATCCGAGTGATCCTGGAGCATCGCTTCCACAAGGAGAAGACCAAGAGCGTGAAGCAGACCTGTGACAAATGCAGCACCATCATCTGGGGGCTCCTCCAGACTTGGTACACCTGCACAG GATGTTCCTATCGCTGCCACAGCAAGTGCCTGAACCTCATCTCCAAGCCTTGCGTGCGCTCCAAGGTCAGCCACCAGGCTGAATACGAGCTCAGCATCTGCCCAGAGACAGGGCTGGACAGCCAGGATTATCGCTGTGCCGAGTGCCGTGCTCCCATCTCTCTCC GGGGAGTCCCAAACGAGGCCCGGCAATGTGACTACACAGGTCTCTATTACTGCAGCAACTGCCACTGGAATGATCAGGCTGTCATCCCCGCCAGGGTCATCCACAACTGGGACTTTGAAACCCGCAAG GTGTCTCGGTGCAGTATGCGCTACCTGATGCTGATGGTGTCCCGGCCAGTACTCAAACTGCGCGAGATCAACCCACTTCTCTTCAATTATGTTGAGGAACTGGTGGAAATCCGG AAGCTGCGCCAGGATATCCTGCTCATGAAGCCCTATCTCGTGACCTGCAAGGAAGCCATGGAGGCTCGCCTGCTGCTccag CTGCAGGACCGGCAGCACTTTGTGGAGAACGACGAAATGTACTCTCTGCAAGACCTCATGGACATCAGTGCTGGGCGCCTCAGCTGCTCCCTAACGGAGATCCACACGCTCTTTGCCAAGCACATCAAGCTGGACTGTGAG CGGTGCCAAGCCAAGGGCTTTGTGTGTGAGCTCTGCAAGGAAGGTGACGTGCTCTTCCCCTTTGACAGCCACACCTCCATGTGCATGGACTGCTCGGCCGTCTTCCACAG GGATTGCTATTACGACAACTCCACCACCTGCCCCAAGTGTGCTCGGCTGAATCTGAGAAAGCAGACGCTGCTCAGGGATCCCAGCATGGAGCTGCAGGCATAG